Proteins encoded by one window of Modestobacter marinus:
- a CDS encoding M50 family metallopeptidase, which translates to MGPGARPRRHRRGRSETELELSGFLLTVLGIVAFAVGLLFSIGFHEFGHFFWARKFGMRVPQFFVGFGPTVWSRRRGETEFGIKAVPLGGYIRIVGMIPPAEEGESKRATRMRSFIAEVRGAALNDVLPSDRGRVFYAKPWWQRVIVMFAGPFHNLVLAVLLFLVLLVGIGLPTTTTTIAAVPDCVLPAGAASGTAEDPCQVPITPAGELCAAGTADCGLPPAGPAAQAGLQAGDTILAIDGEPVTQEPGAGWDALVETVQASASTPLTLTVARPDDDGAVERLDLTVTPIENTVYTDRDADGEPDGTETVGYLGVQSATDYVGQPLSSLPGYFATVVTESVQRLVQIPERIPQLFRATFLGEERDREGPIGLVGVSRLSGEAFALEQFSNLDKLSFFVSLLASVNLVLFLFNLVPLYPLDGGHVAGALYEKARSTVARVRGRPDPGPFDIARLMPVAYVVAGLFILLSGLLVIADVVNPITLQ; encoded by the coding sequence GTGGGCCCGGGAGCACGCCCGCGCCGCCATCGACGCGGACGATCCGAGACGGAGCTTGAGCTGAGCGGGTTCCTGCTGACGGTCCTCGGGATCGTCGCCTTCGCCGTCGGGCTGCTGTTCAGCATCGGCTTCCACGAGTTCGGGCACTTCTTCTGGGCCCGGAAGTTCGGCATGCGGGTGCCGCAGTTCTTCGTCGGCTTCGGGCCGACGGTGTGGTCCCGCCGTCGCGGGGAGACCGAGTTCGGCATCAAGGCCGTCCCGCTGGGCGGGTACATCCGGATCGTCGGCATGATCCCGCCGGCCGAGGAGGGCGAGAGCAAGCGCGCCACCCGGATGCGCAGCTTCATCGCCGAGGTGCGCGGGGCGGCCCTCAACGACGTCCTGCCCTCCGACCGCGGCCGGGTGTTCTACGCCAAGCCGTGGTGGCAGCGGGTGATCGTGATGTTCGCCGGCCCCTTCCACAACCTGGTGCTGGCGGTGCTGCTCTTCCTGGTCCTGCTGGTGGGCATCGGCCTGCCGACGACCACCACCACGATCGCGGCGGTGCCCGACTGCGTGCTGCCGGCCGGCGCGGCCAGCGGCACCGCGGAGGACCCGTGCCAGGTGCCGATCACCCCGGCCGGTGAGCTCTGCGCGGCGGGGACGGCGGACTGCGGCCTGCCGCCGGCCGGCCCGGCCGCCCAGGCCGGGCTGCAGGCGGGGGACACGATCCTGGCCATCGACGGCGAGCCGGTCACCCAGGAACCGGGCGCCGGCTGGGACGCGCTGGTGGAGACGGTGCAGGCCAGCGCCAGCACGCCCCTGACGCTGACCGTCGCCCGGCCGGACGACGACGGCGCCGTCGAACGGCTCGACCTCACGGTCACCCCGATCGAGAACACCGTCTACACCGACCGCGACGCCGACGGTGAGCCCGACGGCACGGAGACGGTCGGGTACCTCGGCGTGCAGTCCGCCACGGACTACGTCGGCCAGCCGCTGAGCTCCCTGCCGGGCTACTTCGCCACCGTGGTCACCGAGTCGGTGCAGCGACTGGTCCAGATCCCCGAGCGCATCCCGCAGCTGTTCCGGGCGACCTTCCTGGGCGAGGAGCGCGACCGCGAGGGCCCGATCGGCCTGGTCGGGGTCAGCCGGCTCTCCGGGGAGGCGTTCGCGCTGGAGCAGTTCAGCAACCTGGACAAGCTCAGCTTCTTCGTGTCGCTGCTGGCCAGCGTCAACCTGGTGCTCTTCCTGTTCAACCTGGTGCCGCTCTACCCGCTGGACGGCGGCCACGTCGCCGGTGCGCTGTACGAGAAGGCCCGCTCGACCGTGGCCCGGGTGCGCGGGCGGCCCGATCCCGGCCCGTTCGACATCGCCCGGCTGATGCCGGTCGCCTACGTCGTGGCCGGGTTGTTCATCCTGCTCTCCGGCCTGCTCGTCATCGCCGACGTCGTCAACCCGATCACCCTGCAGTAA
- the ispG gene encoding flavodoxin-dependent (E)-4-hydroxy-3-methylbut-2-enyl-diphosphate synthase, whose amino-acid sequence MPASPPPVLAPRRKTRQLDVGGVGVGSDSPVSVQSMCTTKTADINATLQQIAELTASGCQIVRVAVPDTDDAEALPIIAKKSQIPVIADIHFQPRYVFAAIDAGCAAVRVNPGNIKKFDDKVGEIARAAKDAGTPIRIGVNAGSLDKRLLAKYGKATPEALVESALWECSLFEEHDFRDIKISVKHNDPVVMVRAYELLAAQCDYPLHLGVTEAGPAFQGTIKSAVAFGALLSQGIGDTIRVSLSAPPAEEVKVGNQILESLNLRQRGLEIVSCPSCGRAQVDVYKLADEVTAGLEGMEVPLRVAVMGCVVNGPGEAREADLGVASGNGKGQIFVKGEVVKTVPESMIVETLIEEAMRIAEAQVAEGTPSGPPVVSVS is encoded by the coding sequence ATGCCCGCCTCTCCGCCGCCCGTCCTCGCACCGCGCCGGAAGACCCGTCAGCTGGACGTCGGCGGCGTCGGGGTCGGCAGCGACTCCCCGGTCAGCGTCCAGTCGATGTGCACCACCAAGACCGCCGACATCAACGCGACGCTGCAGCAGATCGCCGAGCTGACCGCCTCGGGCTGCCAGATCGTGCGGGTCGCGGTGCCCGACACCGACGACGCCGAGGCGCTGCCGATCATCGCGAAGAAGTCGCAGATCCCGGTGATCGCCGACATCCACTTCCAGCCGCGCTACGTGTTCGCCGCGATCGACGCCGGGTGCGCCGCGGTGCGGGTGAACCCGGGCAACATCAAGAAGTTCGACGACAAGGTCGGCGAGATCGCCCGGGCGGCCAAGGACGCCGGCACCCCGATCCGGATCGGGGTGAACGCCGGCTCGCTGGACAAGCGGCTGCTGGCCAAGTACGGCAAGGCGACGCCGGAGGCGCTGGTGGAGTCGGCGCTGTGGGAGTGCTCGTTGTTCGAGGAGCACGACTTCCGCGACATCAAGATCTCGGTGAAGCACAACGACCCGGTGGTCATGGTGCGCGCCTACGAGCTGCTGGCCGCCCAGTGCGACTACCCGCTGCACCTCGGCGTGACCGAGGCCGGCCCGGCCTTCCAGGGCACGATCAAGTCCGCCGTCGCCTTCGGCGCGCTGCTGTCCCAGGGCATCGGGGACACCATCCGGGTCTCGCTGTCGGCGCCGCCGGCGGAGGAGGTCAAGGTCGGCAACCAGATCCTGGAGTCGCTGAACCTGCGCCAGCGCGGTCTGGAGATCGTCAGCTGCCCCTCCTGCGGTCGGGCCCAGGTCGACGTCTACAAGCTCGCCGACGAGGTCACCGCGGGGCTGGAGGGCATGGAGGTGCCGCTGCGGGTGGCCGTCATGGGGTGCGTCGTGAACGGCCCGGGTGAGGCCCGCGAGGCCGACCTGGGCGTCGCCTCCGGCAACGGCAAGGGGCAGATCTTCGTCAAGGGCGAGGTCGTGAAGACCGTTCCCGAGTCGATGATCGTCGAGACGCTGATCGAGGAGGCCATGCGGATCGCCGAGGCGCAGGTCGCCGAGGGCACGCCGTCGGGCCCGCCGGTCGTCTCCGTCTCCTGA
- a CDS encoding DUF4081 domain-containing GNAT family N-acetyltransferase, translating to MLRSSPARVLDAGDEDAVRELLATDPVGACMLAGRIETHGTATASLGAPLWGVYAGRRLDAVCLAGANLIPFAQPGAERAAAAAFADRARRAGRRCSTIVGPAAAVLPLWELLAPSWGPAREVRARQPLLAISGLAAVPAEPRVRPVRAEELDTLLPAAVAMFTEEVGVSPLRVDGGAGYRARVSEMVHAGHSLAWIERDEVLFKADIGAVSRDACQVQGVWVSPQHRGQGIGQRGTAAVVEYARTAIAPVVSLYVNDYNRAARAAYERVGFQQVGTFASILF from the coding sequence GTGCTGCGCTCCTCGCCTGCCCGGGTCCTGGACGCCGGCGACGAGGACGCCGTCCGCGAGCTGCTGGCGACCGACCCGGTGGGCGCCTGCATGCTCGCCGGGCGGATCGAGACCCACGGCACCGCGACCGCGTCGCTGGGCGCACCGCTGTGGGGCGTGTACGCCGGCCGCCGGCTGGATGCGGTCTGCCTGGCCGGCGCCAACCTGATCCCCTTCGCGCAGCCGGGTGCCGAACGGGCCGCAGCGGCCGCGTTCGCCGACCGGGCCCGGCGGGCCGGACGACGGTGCTCGACCATCGTGGGTCCGGCGGCGGCGGTGCTCCCGCTGTGGGAGCTGCTGGCGCCCTCCTGGGGCCCGGCGCGGGAGGTGCGCGCCCGGCAGCCGCTGCTGGCCATCTCCGGGCTGGCGGCGGTGCCGGCCGAGCCGCGGGTGCGGCCGGTCCGGGCCGAGGAGCTGGACACCCTGCTGCCGGCCGCGGTGGCCATGTTCACCGAGGAGGTCGGGGTCAGTCCGCTGCGCGTCGACGGCGGCGCCGGCTACCGCGCCCGGGTGTCCGAGATGGTCCACGCGGGCCACTCGCTGGCCTGGATCGAGCGCGACGAGGTGCTGTTCAAGGCCGACATCGGCGCGGTCTCCCGGGACGCCTGCCAGGTGCAGGGTGTGTGGGTCTCCCCGCAGCACCGCGGCCAGGGGATCGGCCAGCGGGGCACCGCGGCGGTGGTCGAGTACGCCCGCACGGCGATCGCCCCGGTGGTCAGCCTCTACGTCAACGACTACAACCGGGCGGCCCGCGCCGCCTACGAACGGGTCGGTTTCCAGCAGGTCGGCACCTTCGCCTCGATCCTGTTCTGA
- a CDS encoding penicillin-binding transpeptidase domain-containing protein — MRSRHGSSSSRGATRRVTTAGGAAVLVLAPLLTGCSGDSSDDVRDAAQAFLDDWAAGRVDAAADRTTDPAVAGALLEQTAADLPGATLTTELGEVSVSDGAANVTWQATWDLVAAPDWTYDATLALQEGEQDGEDRWEVVAEPAVVHPELSEGQRLELDRSLPERAPITDATGAPLFTETEVVDVGVDTAQVTDLPALAAGLAAATGISAEEITADVQAAPAGQFVPVITLRRPDFEAIRAQVYDLPGAVFPTSTRLLAPTSRFGLALLGRVGDATAEVLEDAVDADGEARYAAGDRLGLSGLQRARQEQLAGTPGFTVRVVSTDEALEDPGRVVATVDPVPGTAVQTPLLPAVQNAADAAVATQPLPTHLVAVRPGTGELLAVSSNEAANPVNALTGQFPPGSSMKTMTATALLSAGTVTPDTPVPCPATTTVEGREFENEDQFDLGTVPMTEAFAQSCNTTFIQQALTLPDGALAEAAASYGVGADWQLPVDVFSGEVPAASTGTTEAADAIGQGQVLMSPAQLALVAAGIASGTPAAPVEVVGGEPAGAAPAGPGPAVLDALRPMMRQVVLSGTATGLADRGEVYGKTGTAEYGTNTPLDAHGWFMGYQLGGPQGDVAFAVLVEGGQSSSVAVEVADAFLAALGG, encoded by the coding sequence GTGCGCAGCCGACACGGGTCCAGCAGCAGCCGCGGGGCCACCCGCCGGGTCACGACGGCCGGAGGGGCCGCGGTCCTCGTCCTCGCCCCCCTGCTGACCGGGTGCTCGGGGGACTCCTCCGACGACGTCCGGGACGCCGCGCAGGCCTTCCTCGACGACTGGGCCGCGGGCCGGGTGGACGCCGCCGCCGACCGCACGACCGATCCCGCGGTGGCCGGGGCGCTGCTGGAGCAGACCGCCGCCGACCTGCCCGGGGCGACCCTGACCACGGAGCTGGGCGAGGTGTCGGTCTCCGACGGCGCGGCGAACGTCACCTGGCAGGCCACCTGGGACCTCGTCGCGGCCCCGGACTGGACCTACGACGCCACGCTGGCGCTGCAGGAGGGTGAGCAGGACGGGGAGGACCGCTGGGAGGTGGTCGCCGAGCCGGCCGTCGTCCACCCGGAGCTGTCCGAGGGCCAGCGCCTGGAGCTGGACCGGTCGCTGCCGGAGCGCGCGCCGATCACCGACGCCACCGGCGCACCGCTGTTCACCGAGACGGAGGTCGTCGACGTCGGGGTGGACACCGCCCAGGTCACCGACCTGCCGGCGCTGGCCGCCGGGCTGGCCGCGGCGACCGGGATCTCCGCGGAGGAGATCACCGCGGACGTGCAGGCCGCCCCGGCCGGGCAGTTCGTGCCGGTGATCACCCTGCGCCGGCCCGACTTCGAGGCGATCCGGGCCCAGGTGTACGACCTGCCCGGGGCGGTCTTCCCGACCAGCACCCGGCTGCTGGCCCCGACGTCCCGGTTCGGGCTCGCCCTGCTGGGCCGGGTCGGGGACGCCACCGCGGAGGTGCTGGAGGACGCCGTGGACGCCGACGGGGAGGCGCGCTACGCCGCCGGCGACCGGTTGGGCCTGTCCGGGCTGCAGCGGGCCCGGCAGGAGCAGTTGGCCGGCACCCCCGGGTTCACCGTCCGGGTGGTGAGCACCGACGAGGCCCTCGAGGACCCCGGGCGGGTCGTCGCCACCGTCGACCCCGTGCCGGGCACCGCGGTCCAGACCCCGCTGCTGCCGGCGGTGCAGAACGCCGCCGACGCCGCGGTGGCCACCCAGCCCCTGCCCACCCACCTGGTGGCGGTCCGGCCGGGCACCGGGGAGCTCCTGGCGGTCAGCTCCAACGAGGCGGCCAACCCGGTCAACGCCCTGACCGGGCAGTTCCCGCCCGGCTCGAGCATGAAGACGATGACGGCGACGGCGCTGCTGTCGGCCGGCACGGTCACCCCCGACACGCCGGTGCCCTGCCCGGCCACGACCACGGTGGAGGGCCGGGAGTTCGAGAACGAGGACCAGTTCGACCTCGGCACGGTGCCGATGACCGAGGCGTTCGCCCAGTCCTGCAACACCACCTTCATCCAGCAGGCGCTCACCCTCCCCGACGGGGCGCTCGCCGAGGCGGCCGCCTCCTACGGGGTGGGCGCCGACTGGCAGCTGCCGGTCGACGTCTTCAGCGGCGAGGTGCCCGCAGCCAGCACCGGCACCACCGAGGCCGCCGACGCGATCGGCCAGGGGCAGGTGCTGATGAGCCCGGCCCAGCTGGCCCTGGTGGCCGCCGGCATCGCCAGTGGCACCCCCGCCGCCCCCGTGGAGGTCGTGGGAGGCGAGCCGGCCGGCGCGGCCCCCGCCGGACCCGGCCCGGCCGTCCTGGACGCACTGCGGCCGATGATGCGCCAGGTGGTGCTCAGCGGGACGGCCACCGGGCTGGCCGACCGGGGCGAGGTGTACGGCAAGACCGGCACCGCGGAGTACGGCACCAACACGCCGCTGGACGCACACGGCTGGTTCATGGGCTACCAGCTCGGGGGCCCGCAGGGCGACGTCGCGTTCGCGGTGCTCGTCGAGGGCGGGCAGTCCAGCAGCGTCGCCGTCGAGGTCGCCGACGCCTTCCTCGCGGCGCTCGGCGGCTGA
- a CDS encoding ferritin-like domain-containing protein — MADGTDFPAGGDTAAGGTTAEDAALQEALAAVHVAIWGYGVVGAALPAESRDAVVACELAYLGLRDQLVGLLSDRQVEPVDDEPGHTLPFPVLSPVDAAALAVVLEEGASAAWTWVLDQAGERSTRVLAVAALSAAEVRAVGWRTQAGRTPPTSAFPGLPEA, encoded by the coding sequence ATGGCTGACGGCACCGACTTCCCCGCGGGCGGGGACACGGCGGCTGGGGGCACGACGGCGGAGGACGCCGCCCTCCAGGAGGCGCTGGCCGCCGTGCACGTGGCGATCTGGGGCTACGGGGTCGTCGGTGCGGCGCTCCCCGCGGAGTCCCGGGACGCCGTGGTCGCTTGCGAGCTGGCGTACCTCGGACTCCGCGACCAGCTCGTCGGCCTGCTCAGCGACCGGCAGGTCGAACCGGTCGACGACGAACCGGGGCACACCCTGCCCTTCCCCGTGCTCTCCCCGGTCGACGCCGCAGCGCTCGCCGTCGTGCTGGAGGAGGGCGCGTCGGCAGCGTGGACGTGGGTGCTGGACCAGGCCGGCGAGCGCAGCACCCGGGTGCTCGCCGTGGCGGCGCTGAGCGCCGCGGAGGTGCGGGCGGTGGGCTGGCGCACGCAGGCCGGCCGCACCCCACCGACCAGCGCCTTCCCCGGCCTGCCGGAGGCCTGA
- the rimP gene encoding ribosome maturation factor RimP, which produces MSTRGAGTADVVTAKLTGWVEPVVTAAGYDLEELVVRPAGQRSVVRVVVDRDSGVSLDDVAEVSRALSEVLDAQDEALGRSPYVLEVTSPGVDRPLSLPRHWRRNVGRLVVVAVGPDSGREQLTGRVVRVDDGGVVLAVEKGGTKKGQVRKAVGERTVPWAELGEARVQVEFTRPAGHRDAALVDHADGDAPDDDQDDEHQDDEPDDDETDDATDGDEAGDAEDEHHDEQDPTGTSAVDASRRPGRPAQRRAPRDPRSRRGGNK; this is translated from the coding sequence GTGTCCACGCGAGGTGCAGGCACCGCGGACGTGGTGACCGCCAAGCTGACCGGTTGGGTCGAGCCCGTGGTCACCGCCGCCGGGTACGACCTGGAGGAGCTCGTCGTCCGCCCCGCCGGCCAGCGGTCGGTGGTCCGGGTCGTCGTCGACCGGGACTCCGGGGTCAGCCTGGACGATGTCGCCGAGGTCAGCCGGGCGCTGTCGGAGGTGCTCGACGCGCAGGACGAGGCGCTGGGCCGCTCGCCGTACGTCCTCGAGGTCACCAGCCCCGGGGTCGACCGTCCGCTGAGCCTGCCGCGGCACTGGCGGCGCAACGTCGGCCGGCTGGTCGTCGTCGCCGTGGGCCCCGACTCCGGCCGGGAGCAGCTCACCGGCCGGGTCGTCCGGGTCGACGACGGCGGGGTCGTGCTGGCCGTGGAGAAGGGCGGCACGAAGAAGGGGCAGGTGCGCAAGGCCGTCGGCGAGCGCACCGTGCCCTGGGCGGAGCTGGGCGAGGCGCGGGTGCAGGTGGAGTTCACCCGCCCGGCCGGGCACCGCGACGCCGCGCTGGTCGACCACGCCGACGGGGACGCGCCCGACGACGACCAGGACGACGAGCACCAGGACGACGAGCCAGACGACGACGAGACAGACGACGCGACCGACGGCGACGAGGCCGGGGACGCCGAGGACGAGCACCACGACGAGCAGGACCCGACCGGGACCAGTGCGGTCGACGCGAGCAGGAGGCCCGGGCGACCGGCCCAGCGCCGCGCGCCGCGGGACCCCCGGTCGCGACGAGGAGGCAACAAGTGA
- the nusA gene encoding transcription termination factor NusA — MNIDVTALKAVEREKGIPADTVLQAIETALVTAYRHADGAAKHVRVQVDRKSGEVAVLAQELGPDGEVVHEWDDTPSDFGRIAASTAKQVIIQRLRDAEHEQTFGEYAGKEGDIVSGIVQAHDRRNTQGMVLVDIGKVEATLPAPEQVPGEDYRHGSRLKAYVVSVARTFRGPQVTLSRTHPNLVRKLFALEVPEVADGSVEIVAVAREAGHRSKIAVRTSVPGLNAKGACIGPMGQRVRNVMSDLHGEKIDIVDWSDDEASFVASALSPARVTSARVVDAAARAVQVVVPDYQLSLAIGKEGQNARLAARLTGCRIDIRSDAEAVDGDAPVSPGVGRAPLRPGAQAGRPGARGPQGGHRPPVRRAEHPGPAAR, encoded by the coding sequence GTGAACATCGACGTGACGGCTCTCAAGGCGGTCGAGCGGGAGAAGGGCATCCCCGCGGACACGGTGCTGCAGGCGATCGAGACCGCACTGGTCACCGCGTACCGGCACGCGGACGGGGCGGCCAAGCACGTGCGCGTGCAGGTCGACCGCAAGAGCGGCGAGGTCGCCGTCCTGGCCCAGGAGCTCGGCCCGGACGGCGAGGTCGTCCACGAGTGGGACGACACCCCCTCCGACTTCGGCCGGATCGCGGCCAGCACCGCCAAGCAGGTGATCATCCAGCGGCTCCGGGACGCCGAGCACGAGCAGACCTTCGGGGAGTACGCCGGCAAGGAGGGCGACATCGTCAGCGGCATCGTGCAGGCGCACGACCGCCGCAACACCCAGGGCATGGTGCTCGTCGACATCGGCAAGGTGGAGGCCACACTGCCCGCGCCGGAGCAGGTGCCCGGTGAGGACTACCGGCACGGCAGCCGGCTGAAGGCCTACGTCGTCTCCGTCGCCCGCACCTTCCGCGGCCCGCAGGTGACGCTGTCGCGCACCCACCCCAACCTGGTGCGCAAGCTGTTCGCCCTCGAGGTCCCCGAGGTCGCCGACGGCAGCGTGGAGATCGTCGCGGTGGCGCGGGAGGCCGGGCACCGGTCGAAGATCGCGGTCCGGACCAGCGTCCCCGGGCTGAACGCGAAGGGCGCGTGCATCGGCCCGATGGGCCAGCGGGTCCGCAACGTGATGAGCGACCTGCACGGCGAGAAGATCGACATCGTCGACTGGTCCGACGACGAGGCCAGCTTCGTCGCCTCCGCGCTGTCGCCCGCCCGGGTCACCAGCGCACGGGTGGTGGACGCGGCCGCCCGGGCGGTCCAGGTCGTCGTGCCGGACTACCAGCTGTCCCTCGCGATCGGCAAGGAGGGGCAGAACGCCCGGCTGGCCGCCCGGCTCACCGGCTGCCGCATCGACATCCGCAGTGACGCCGAGGCGGTCGACGGCGACGCCCCGGTGTCCCCGGGTGTCGGGCGGGCGCCGTTGCGGCCGGGAGCGCAGGCCGGTCGGCCCGGTGCCCGCGGTCCGCAGGGCGGCCACCGGCCCCCTGTGCGGCGCGCGGAACATCCCGGGCCCGCGGCGCGCTAG
- a CDS encoding YlxR family protein has translation MADPSMPVRTCVGCRRRAPVTELLRVVVRGGGLTPDPRRRLPGRGASLHPTAECLQAAVRRRAFPRALRSSTPLETGPLEAHVLRQVS, from the coding sequence ATGGCCGATCCGTCGATGCCGGTCCGCACCTGTGTGGGGTGCCGGCGACGCGCTCCGGTCACCGAGCTGTTGCGTGTCGTCGTCCGTGGCGGGGGGCTCACCCCCGATCCGCGGCGACGGCTCCCCGGCCGGGGTGCGTCCCTGCACCCCACCGCGGAGTGCCTGCAGGCAGCAGTCCGGCGCCGGGCCTTCCCGCGCGCGCTGCGCAGCAGCACGCCGCTGGAGACCGGCCCGCTCGAGGCCCACGTCCTCCGGCAGGTCAGCTGA
- the infB gene encoding translation initiation factor IF-2 produces the protein MAAPSMGGVSLPRGNGQTVRLPRGASLTDLAERINAEPAALVTALFHLGEMITATQSVNDDTLQLLGAEIGWVIQVVSPEDEDRELLDTFDLTFGDEESDDEDDWGIRPPVVTVMGHVDHGKTKLLDALRHANVAGKEAGGITQHIGAYQIVTELEGNERPVTFIDTPGHESFTAMRARGAKVTDIVVLVVAADDGVMPQTVEALNHAQAAEVPIVVAVNKIDKEGANPAKIRQQLTEYGLVAEEYGGDTMFVDVSATTRQGLDDLLTSILLTADASLDLRANVGQDPQGVVIEGKLDKGRGPVATVLVQRGILRQGDSIVAGDAYGRVRSLLDEHGNKLKEALPARPVQVVGLTSVPRAGDTFLVVEEDRIARQIADRRQARIRNAQNASMRKRISLEDLDAALKETRQLNLIIKGDNSGTVEALEEALMKIEVSDDISLRVIHRGVGGITKSDIDLALADDVIVLGFNVRAEGQATELASREGVDVRYYTVIYQAIEEIESALKGMLKPEYEEVQLGTAEVREVFRVPRIGNVAGSLVRSGTIVRNSKARLIRDGAVVADNLTVESLRRFKDDATEVREGYECGIGLGSFNDIKPEDVIQTFELREKPRA, from the coding sequence ATGGCGGCGCCGAGCATGGGCGGCGTCTCGCTGCCCCGTGGCAACGGGCAGACCGTCCGGCTGCCGCGTGGCGCCTCGCTGACCGACCTGGCGGAGCGGATCAACGCCGAGCCGGCCGCGCTGGTCACCGCCCTGTTCCACCTGGGCGAGATGATCACCGCGACGCAGTCGGTCAACGACGACACCCTGCAGCTGCTCGGTGCCGAGATCGGCTGGGTCATCCAGGTCGTCAGCCCCGAGGACGAGGACCGTGAGCTCCTCGACACCTTCGACCTCACCTTCGGTGACGAGGAGAGCGACGACGAGGACGACTGGGGCATCCGCCCGCCCGTCGTCACCGTCATGGGTCACGTCGACCACGGGAAGACCAAGCTCCTGGACGCGCTCCGGCACGCCAACGTGGCGGGCAAGGAGGCCGGTGGCATCACCCAGCACATCGGCGCCTACCAGATCGTCACCGAGCTCGAGGGCAACGAGCGTCCGGTCACCTTCATCGACACCCCGGGTCACGAGTCGTTCACCGCGATGCGTGCCCGCGGCGCGAAGGTCACCGACATCGTCGTCCTGGTGGTGGCCGCCGACGACGGCGTCATGCCGCAGACGGTCGAGGCGCTCAACCACGCCCAGGCCGCCGAGGTGCCGATCGTGGTCGCGGTCAACAAGATCGACAAGGAGGGGGCCAACCCCGCCAAGATCCGTCAGCAGCTCACCGAGTACGGGCTGGTGGCCGAGGAGTACGGCGGCGACACGATGTTCGTCGACGTCTCCGCGACCACCCGTCAGGGCCTCGACGACCTGCTGACCTCGATCCTGCTGACCGCCGACGCCTCCCTGGACCTGCGCGCCAACGTGGGCCAGGACCCCCAGGGTGTGGTCATCGAGGGCAAGCTGGACAAGGGCCGTGGCCCCGTCGCCACGGTGCTGGTCCAGCGCGGCATCCTGCGCCAGGGCGACTCGATCGTGGCCGGCGACGCCTACGGTCGCGTCCGGTCGCTGCTCGACGAGCACGGCAACAAGCTCAAGGAGGCCCTGCCGGCCCGTCCGGTCCAGGTCGTCGGCCTGACATCCGTGCCGCGTGCCGGTGACACCTTCCTCGTCGTCGAGGAGGACCGGATCGCCCGGCAGATCGCCGATCGCCGTCAGGCCCGCATCCGCAACGCGCAGAACGCGTCCATGCGGAAGCGGATCAGCCTGGAGGACCTCGACGCGGCGCTCAAGGAGACCCGTCAGCTCAACCTGATCATCAAGGGCGACAACTCGGGCACCGTCGAGGCGCTCGAAGAGGCGCTGATGAAGATCGAGGTGAGCGACGACATCTCGCTGCGGGTCATCCACCGCGGCGTCGGTGGGATCACCAAGAGCGACATCGACCTGGCGCTGGCCGACGACGTCATCGTCCTGGGCTTCAACGTCCGGGCCGAGGGCCAGGCCACCGAGCTCGCCAGCCGCGAGGGCGTGGACGTCCGGTACTACACGGTCATCTACCAGGCCATCGAGGAGATCGAGTCCGCGCTCAAGGGCATGCTCAAGCCCGAGTACGAAGAGGTGCAGCTGGGCACCGCGGAGGTCCGCGAGGTCTTCCGGGTCCCGCGGATCGGCAACGTCGCGGGCTCCCTGGTGCGCAGCGGCACGATCGTCCGCAACTCCAAGGCCCGTCTCATCCGGGACGGCGCCGTGGTCGCGGACAACCTGACCGTCGAGTCGCTGCGTCGCTTCAAGGACGACGCGACCGAGGTCCGCGAGGGTTACGAGTGCGGTATCGGGCTGGGGTCGTTCAACGACATCAAGCCCGAGGACGTCATCCAGACCTTCGAGCTGCGCGAGAAGCCGCGCGCCTGA
- a CDS encoding DUF503 domain-containing protein: protein MSVFTGTLTADLLLGDVHSLKEKRAVVRPIVAELRRRFAVAVAEVGDPDLHRRAQVGVATVAGQPAHVADVLDACERWLADRPEVMLLSTHRQLFSETD, encoded by the coding sequence GTGAGCGTGTTCACGGGCACGCTCACCGCCGACCTGCTGCTGGGGGACGTCCACTCGCTCAAGGAGAAGCGTGCCGTGGTCCGGCCGATCGTGGCCGAACTGCGGCGTCGCTTCGCCGTGGCCGTCGCCGAGGTGGGCGACCCCGACCTGCACCGTCGCGCGCAGGTCGGGGTCGCCACCGTGGCGGGGCAGCCCGCGCACGTGGCCGACGTCCTCGACGCCTGCGAGCGGTGGCTGGCAGACCGCCCGGAGGTGATGCTGCTGTCCACGCACCGGCAGTTGTTCAGCGAGACCGACTGA